TATCTCATTTCCAAAAATAAGGCCACTTTATGCTGCTAAAAACAAGGAATGCCCCATAACAACTGATGTCAAAGCATTAGTTAGGTGACTTCTAATCTtaattattaattatgcaactCTACCATAACATCCAAACTAATACCAGCTTGCCAACAATTTGCAATAGCTATTTGTTTTAGATGAATTTGTAATAGCTAAATAGTCAGCAGTTTGAGGTACAAGTAAAAACACCAAAGTGAAATCAGATTTCTAATCTAAGCAGAATATTTAATCTAAGTGTGTTTCCAACTTCACACAATAAAGTTGTGTGCAATATAACTTGACAAACGGCACCAAAATAGCAACAAGATACTAAATGTAAACGGATCAAACTGTGGACACAATTCAGATTGATAACTCATGATGACAATATTGACTAGCCGAGTATGCATCTTTCAGGGACAAAAATGGCAGGATCACAGAATCCTACATCAGCAACACTAAATGACCCAAACCAAACCATCAATCTCTCGATGGACACATTGCACAAGTCCATATAATTCAGGCATGTTATATATTGCGACTACACTTGGTATCCTATAACATCCATCCTAGTCATTCTCAAGACGTAGGACAAAATGTCACACACATGGTAGGGTAAATCATGCAGAGCAAAGAAACAGCCTTAAACAAACATCAGCGATAGTGCGGCAGATGCTAACCTTAGATGCTGCTCGGGTACATGAACACCCTGACCTTGCGCCCCTGCACACAACAAACGCAAAGCAACAAACAGCCTCAGCAAAAGGCACCGGCAAGCAAGCAAGCAGCACATCAAAAACTAGAGGCGGGCGGGCACTGACCATGGACTCGGCGGGGAGGTTGGACTTGAACTGGGCGCGGACGACGCCGGAGTTGCCGTGCGGGCGGGTGATCTTGCCCCAGAGGCAGCGGTAGTGGGTGCCGTTGCTCTTGGTCTTGGCCTTGTACACGTACGCCAGGCGCTTCCCGGCGTACCACGCCACGTCCTCCTTGGTGTTCACCCCCTCGACCTGCACCAGCGACGTGCTCTCGTACTGGTTCGACTTGGACCTGCAGAAATTTCCCCGCTTTCCCGTCAGCGCGCCGCCCAATCCGCGCCGCCATGAAATGAACGGCCAGATCCGGCGAGAAGGAGGGGCCGCTCACCTCTTGAACCCGAGGATGGTGCCCCGGACGTAGAGCCTGACGCGCTGCCCAGTGCGTCCCTTCACCATggctgccgctgccgctgctTCCTTCCGCCGCCGGAGACGAGGAGCTCGGGGGTTGGGTGGGGGGCTTCGTGTGGGAGAGGGCGACGCGACGGCGGCCGCTGGCGGAGGCGGCTTATATGTAGGCAGCGGGCGGTATCTGGACGGCGCAGATCGCCTCTCCGCGCGGGATGGACGGCTCGATTTGCCTCGGCACGGTGGGTCGGAGCGGGCTAGGGTTTGACGAATGTCACGGCGGTAGATGGGCCGCTGGGCGGTGGGCTTGTTTCACCTCTCCGCGTGGGCCTCGCCAGGCCCACGGGTCGCGAGCCGGTCCGCGACCCGATTTCGATCGGTTCGTTCCGCTGGGGGGTAACCGACCACGTACGGCCGCACCCTCTttccccgtcgccgtcgtccgcctccgccgccgaggCCGCGCGTCCTCCCCCCGCGAGgccgccgccggcgacgagctctcCCTCCCAGGCGACGAGGTCCGCTCCTCCCGTGCCCAGTTGAACGCGCCTCTCGCTCGTCCCCCTCGGCGTAGGGGGTCGCCTGACCGGGTCTGAACTGTAAGCCCTAATTTCACCTCCTTGCCCCGATCTTTTTCATCAATTTCATCGGGACTGTCGAAGGCCCGCTCTGTCGGTCGCGAATTTGGAAGTTTCTCTCGCGAGGAAACCTGCAATTTTGGTTCCCCTTCACACCAAAATTCTGTAAATCCGGGCGCTATTACGCTACTAGGGTTCGAATAGCTTGGTAACTAGTCTATTTTGTTCGTGGTTCACCCTTCTTATGGCCGGATTGCGTTGTTTGTAGGATATATATGCCTCTTCCTAAGTATTACACTCTAGGCATGTCTACTTTGTGCTTGTATACATTCTAGTCACCATCCATTGCGACTTGATTCTCCAAAGACTTGGAAGATATGATTTATTCTAGACAAGGCCGTGTGAAATGCACGAAGAAAGTTCTGTTCATCATCTTAATCCTTGATAATCACATGCTTATGTCGGTCTTTATGCACTGTAACTAAAGATGTAATCATAAAA
This sequence is a window from Aegilops tauschii subsp. strangulata cultivar AL8/78 chromosome 7, Aet v6.0, whole genome shotgun sequence. Protein-coding genes within it:
- the LOC109778733 gene encoding large ribosomal subunit protein eL33w; translated protein: MVKGRTGQRVRLYVRGTILGFKRSKSNQYESTSLVQVEGVNTKEDVAWYAGKRLAYVYKAKTKSNGTHYRCLWGKITRPHGNSGVVRAQFKSNLPAESMGRKVRVFMYPSSI